One segment of Streptomyces sp. NBC_00576 DNA contains the following:
- a CDS encoding ISL3 family transposase, whose amino-acid sequence MQELLFPSNTKVVFTSAEMDGEAIRVEVRCTASGACCPACGDWSAQIHGSYLRFPADLACAGRPCVLVLRVRRFVCASAACPRRTFVEQVPGLTRRHGRATERLRSTMSKVGLALAGRAGARLATHLGIVTSRNTLLRRVMDLPDPPATRPRAVGVDDFALRRGHVYGTVVIDAETHRVLDLLPERDAATLAPWLARHPQIEVICRDRSGAYADAAHTAAPQALQVADRFHLWQNLANAAEKTVAAHRPCLRDLPVPAPRPEPEWETTDAPAPEDDEPSGKFAERARVHHALVHDLLAQGLGLREIARHLSWGRHTVQRYARAARWQDMVKGRKRQQPSKLDPFKPYLTQRWAETEGKVTILDLHREITARGFRGHYSTVQLWVRKALPASNGTPPAPAAPSIRQVTGWLTRHPATLTEEEKIRRKTVLDQCPELETTAHLVGSFAEMLTTLDGGRLTDWITDAMTAGLPGVSTFAVGLEADFDAVTAGLTTDWNSGPVEGAVNRIKMLKRQMFGRAGFPLLRKRVLLA is encoded by the coding sequence GTGCAAGAGTTGTTGTTCCCGTCGAACACGAAGGTCGTGTTCACGTCCGCCGAGATGGACGGCGAAGCGATACGCGTCGAGGTGCGATGCACCGCAAGCGGCGCTTGTTGCCCGGCCTGCGGGGACTGGTCGGCTCAGATCCACGGCTCCTACCTGCGCTTCCCCGCGGACCTGGCCTGTGCCGGACGGCCGTGCGTACTGGTACTGCGAGTCCGCCGGTTCGTCTGCGCGAGCGCGGCATGCCCGCGGCGCACGTTCGTCGAACAGGTGCCGGGACTCACCAGGCGCCACGGCCGGGCCACCGAGCGTCTGCGGTCCACGATGAGCAAGGTCGGGCTGGCACTGGCCGGCCGGGCCGGCGCCCGCCTCGCCACACACCTGGGCATCGTCACCAGCCGCAATACGCTGCTGCGGCGGGTGATGGACCTCCCCGACCCGCCTGCGACCCGGCCGAGGGCGGTCGGGGTCGACGACTTCGCACTGCGCCGCGGGCACGTCTACGGAACCGTGGTGATCGACGCGGAGACGCACCGGGTCCTGGACCTGCTGCCCGAACGGGACGCCGCCACCCTCGCACCGTGGCTGGCCCGGCACCCGCAGATCGAGGTCATTTGCCGCGACCGCTCCGGGGCCTACGCCGACGCGGCTCACACCGCCGCACCACAGGCTCTGCAAGTCGCCGACCGCTTCCACCTGTGGCAGAACCTCGCCAACGCGGCCGAGAAGACGGTCGCCGCCCATCGCCCCTGCCTCCGTGACCTTCCCGTCCCGGCACCTCGGCCCGAACCTGAGTGGGAGACCACGGACGCGCCGGCCCCTGAGGACGACGAGCCGTCCGGAAAGTTCGCCGAACGCGCCCGGGTGCATCACGCGCTCGTCCACGACCTGCTCGCCCAGGGACTGGGGCTCCGGGAGATCGCCCGGCACCTGAGCTGGGGACGGCATACCGTCCAGCGGTACGCCCGCGCCGCCCGCTGGCAGGACATGGTCAAGGGCCGAAAGCGCCAACAGCCCAGCAAACTCGACCCGTTCAAGCCCTACCTGACGCAACGCTGGGCCGAAACCGAAGGGAAGGTGACCATCCTCGATCTCCACCGCGAGATCACAGCCCGAGGCTTCCGCGGTCACTACTCCACCGTCCAGCTGTGGGTCCGCAAGGCCCTGCCCGCGTCGAACGGCACCCCGCCGGCGCCGGCCGCGCCGTCGATCCGCCAGGTCACCGGCTGGCTCACCCGGCACCCCGCAACCCTCACCGAAGAAGAGAAGATCCGCAGGAAGACGGTCCTGGACCAGTGCCCGGAGCTGGAGACGACCGCCCATCTGGTCGGCTCGTTCGCCGAGATGCTCACCACGCTCGACGGCGGCCGGCTCACCGACTGGATCACCGACGCCATGACCGCCGGCCTCCCCGGCGTCAGCACCTTCGCCGTCGGCCTGGAAGCCGACTTCGACGCAGTGACCGCCGGACTGACCACCGACTGGAACTCGGGCCCAGTGGAAGGGGCAGTGAACCGGATCAAGATGCTCAAGAGGCAGATGTTCGGCCGAGCAGGCTTCCCGCTCCTCCGGAAACGCGTCCTCCTC
- a CDS encoding nuclease-related domain-containing protein encodes MSGLRVVPAWRQGHDRLYVCLTDGRSVAWYDRESSRVNLLSDDLRGDVLEALGPFLTGPVTVGPPPVPTPAELARLSLHPDDDLAPNRPGEALQIALDRDPGPPHRLRPDPRRRALTAEQAVGDALEALEGAGWHTLHSIPLPGGDRIHHLVIGPGGLFAVHTLYARKQRVLVADPMVSLGRRDPRPLLRGVRSYADRAAYALTAEVHPVLALTDPADLKVTVPLRDVRVLRDTDLSGLARLGGLLKPADVEALHAVARDRGTWGRV; translated from the coding sequence ATGAGCGGACTGCGCGTCGTACCGGCCTGGCGCCAAGGACACGACCGGTTGTACGTGTGCCTGACGGACGGGCGGAGCGTCGCCTGGTACGACCGTGAGTCGTCCCGGGTCAACCTGCTGAGCGACGACCTCAGAGGGGACGTACTGGAAGCCCTGGGACCGTTTCTGACGGGCCCGGTGACGGTGGGCCCGCCCCCGGTCCCCACTCCGGCGGAACTGGCCCGCCTCTCCCTCCATCCCGACGACGACCTGGCTCCGAACCGTCCCGGCGAGGCCCTCCAGATAGCCCTGGACCGCGACCCGGGCCCACCCCACCGCCTCCGCCCCGACCCCCGACGACGTGCCCTGACGGCCGAACAAGCGGTGGGCGACGCCCTGGAGGCGCTGGAGGGCGCGGGCTGGCACACCCTGCACTCGATCCCCCTCCCCGGCGGCGACCGGATCCACCACCTGGTGATCGGCCCGGGAGGGCTGTTCGCGGTGCACACCCTGTACGCCCGTAAGCAGCGGGTCCTGGTGGCCGACCCGATGGTCTCCCTGGGCCGCCGCGACCCCCGCCCACTGCTCCGCGGAGTCCGCTCGTACGCCGACCGGGCCGCGTACGCGCTGACAGCCGAGGTCCACCCCGTCCTGGCCCTGACGGACCCGGCCGACCTGAAGGTGACGGTGCCCCTGAGGGACGTCAGGGTCCTCCGGGACACGGATCTGTCGGGGCTGGCGCGGCTGGGAGGCCTACTGAAACCGGCGGATGTGGAGGCACTCCATGCGGTGGCTCGGGATCGGGGGACTTGGGGGCGGGTGTAG
- a CDS encoding protein-tyrosine phosphatase family protein — MRTRGKQPDVPAPGEPWSEIVPGLWMGGHEFTRRPGELEFAVVHDEFDLVMTLLKLPGYGPDPGVEHHVWAIPDGPLDGTQLAGVIRLAEAACAAQEDGRRVLVRCYSGYNRSGLVVAHALVRDGHSVDEAIRLIRSRRSPWALHNQLFVEYLRTGLPTARLLEELAE, encoded by the coding sequence TTGCGGACCCGCGGGAAGCAGCCCGACGTACCGGCTCCGGGCGAGCCGTGGAGCGAGATCGTGCCCGGGCTGTGGATGGGCGGACACGAGTTCACCAGGCGCCCGGGGGAGCTTGAATTCGCCGTCGTGCACGATGAGTTCGACCTGGTCATGACTCTGCTCAAGCTGCCTGGGTACGGGCCCGATCCCGGCGTTGAGCATCATGTGTGGGCCATCCCGGACGGGCCGCTCGACGGGACGCAGCTGGCCGGCGTGATCCGGCTCGCCGAGGCCGCGTGCGCCGCGCAGGAGGACGGGCGCAGGGTGCTCGTGCGCTGCTACAGCGGCTACAACCGCTCGGGGCTCGTCGTCGCGCACGCACTCGTCCGCGACGGGCACAGCGTCGACGAGGCGATCCGGCTCATCCGGTCCCGCCGCTCCCCCTGGGCCCTGCACAACCAGCTCTTCGTGGAGTATCTGCGCACGGGCCTGCCCACGGCCCGCCTGCTGGAGGAGCTCGCGGAGTAA
- a CDS encoding HAMP domain-containing sensor histidine kinase: MRVALPGWAGTLAAKAALFITGMCCALAALLGVLVHVSVTHQTVDQARDRALSRLVEATAAYEAGDALRPRTGIDPEGLPTELRALAAAGERGTMVADQDGVPTMWAAGPADGGRALAVALDYSQSARTIEGLDRAILWSSGLAIGATLLVGAFAVTRVTRRLHATAQVARRISAGDLDARVDDVRTQDPSRPPDEVAAVAAALDTMAASLQRKLLSEQRFTADVAHELRTPLTGLHAAAELLPPGRPTELVRDRVAALRTLTEDLLEISRLDTGKERLEADTEPLGALAERVVRASGTVGADTEIVIVRDALVDTDRRRLERVLGNLVANAHRHGRTPVTLAVDGPVVSVRDHGDGYPEYLVEHGPQRFRTEGGATGHGLGLTIALGQAEVLGARLTFANVPQREGGGALATLTLAESRGLATNGPA; the protein is encoded by the coding sequence GTGAGGGTCGCGCTGCCCGGATGGGCAGGCACCCTCGCCGCCAAGGCCGCGCTGTTCATCACCGGGATGTGCTGCGCCCTCGCCGCCCTGCTCGGCGTCCTCGTGCATGTCTCGGTGACCCATCAGACCGTCGACCAGGCCCGCGACCGTGCCCTGTCCCGGCTCGTGGAGGCCACGGCGGCGTACGAGGCCGGGGACGCCCTCCGGCCGCGCACCGGTATCGATCCCGAGGGGCTGCCCACGGAGCTGCGGGCGCTCGCGGCGGCCGGGGAGCGCGGCACGATGGTCGCCGACCAGGACGGCGTGCCGACGATGTGGGCGGCGGGACCCGCGGACGGCGGGCGCGCTCTCGCCGTGGCGCTCGACTACTCGCAGAGCGCCCGTACGATCGAGGGCCTCGACCGGGCGATCCTGTGGTCGTCGGGCCTCGCCATCGGCGCGACGCTGCTGGTGGGCGCGTTCGCGGTGACCCGGGTGACCCGCCGGCTGCACGCGACCGCCCAGGTGGCCCGCCGGATCAGCGCCGGCGACCTGGACGCCCGTGTCGACGACGTCCGTACGCAGGATCCGAGCCGTCCGCCGGACGAGGTCGCCGCCGTCGCCGCCGCCCTCGACACGATGGCCGCCTCGCTGCAACGGAAACTCCTGAGCGAGCAGCGCTTCACCGCCGACGTGGCCCATGAGCTGCGCACCCCACTCACCGGGCTGCACGCGGCGGCCGAACTGCTGCCGCCCGGGCGACCGACCGAACTGGTCAGGGACCGGGTCGCCGCGCTGCGTACGCTCACCGAGGACCTGCTCGAAATCTCCCGGCTGGACACGGGCAAGGAGCGGCTGGAGGCCGACACCGAGCCACTCGGCGCCCTCGCCGAACGGGTCGTACGGGCCTCGGGAACCGTCGGAGCCGACACGGAGATCGTCATCGTCCGTGACGCCCTCGTCGACACCGACCGACGCCGACTCGAACGGGTGCTCGGGAATCTGGTCGCCAACGCCCATCGGCACGGCCGTACGCCGGTGACGCTGGCCGTCGACGGGCCGGTCGTGAGCGTGCGGGACCACGGTGACGGCTATCCGGAGTACCTGGTGGAGCACGGGCCGCAGCGGTTCCGTACGGAGGGCGGGGCGACCGGACACGGGCTCGGGCTGACGATCGCGTTGGGCCAGGCGGAGGTACTGGGCGCCCGGCTGACCTTCGCCAATGTGCCGCAGCGCGAGGGCGGCGGCGCTCTGGCGACGCTCACCCTGGCCGAATCGCGGGGACTCGCCACCAACGGCCCAGCGTGA
- a CDS encoding SH3 domain-containing protein translates to MSPRTTLTRLGIAVATTALSVGTIAPALASPADDDWGQQNNGNSWNQQQQQSNQSNQSNQSNQSNQSNQSDNDGGGQQQSHNSWNQQNNNQQQQPSNNHQQQQQPSNNDWGQHNNNTSSNNVGPYKGIVTAIGGLRLRSAPNRGSAIIRVVPQGSIVNIFCKTGGENVDGNSLWYLLTDGTWAWGAARYIDNIGAAPRFC, encoded by the coding sequence ATGTCACCGCGGACCACCCTGACCCGCCTCGGCATAGCCGTCGCCACCACCGCGCTCTCCGTCGGCACCATCGCCCCGGCACTCGCGAGTCCCGCCGACGACGACTGGGGCCAGCAGAACAACGGCAACAGCTGGAACCAGCAGCAGCAACAGAGCAACCAGAGCAACCAGAGCAACCAGAGCAACCAGAGCAACCAGAGCAACCAGAGCGACAACGACGGCGGTGGGCAGCAGCAGAGCCACAACAGCTGGAATCAGCAGAACAACAACCAGCAGCAGCAGCCGAGCAACAACCACCAGCAACAGCAACAGCCGAGCAACAACGACTGGGGCCAGCACAACAACAACACCAGTAGCAACAACGTCGGTCCCTACAAGGGGATCGTCACCGCCATCGGCGGACTGCGGCTGCGCAGCGCGCCCAACCGTGGCAGCGCGATCATCCGGGTCGTCCCGCAGGGCTCCATCGTCAACATCTTCTGCAAGACCGGCGGCGAGAACGTCGACGGCAACTCGCTCTGGTACCTCCTCACGGACGGCACCTGGGCCTGGGGCGCCGCCCGGTACATCGACAACATCGGCGCCGCACCGCGCTTCTGCTGA
- a CDS encoding FtsW/RodA/SpoVE family cell cycle protein yields MTKPGTTVAAEYEESPKPWLSEPADPPVPAPRVPRRRGIELALLVVAVLLSVYGYCDVGLAKNGTVPPGAAGYGAGLGVLALLAHLAVRRRAPCADPLLLPIGVLLNGLGLVLIYRLDLETPGHRAAPAQLVWSTVGVALFIVVVVLLRDHRVLQRYAYVCVTAALVLLALPVFFPSVNGARIWIRIAGFSIQPGEFAKVLLAVFFAAYLAANRGALAYTGRQIWRFSRLQLPTGRVLGPIVAIWLLSVGVLVLERDLGTSLLFFGLFVVLLYVATGRTGWIAVGLLLAALGAFAVGTLEPHVHGRVEDWLHPFASIEAGQGPNQLSQSLFAFAAGGILGTGLGLGHSILIGFAAKSDFILATAGEELGLAGLSAIVILYALLVERGYRAGLSLRDPFGRLLAVGLASIIALQVFVIAGGVSGLIPLTGMAMPFLAQGGSSVVTNWIIVALLIRISDSARGRHKEDDDGQSTPRSGTARRGTARRGTA; encoded by the coding sequence ATGACGAAGCCCGGAACCACCGTGGCGGCGGAGTACGAGGAATCCCCGAAGCCCTGGCTCTCGGAGCCCGCCGATCCCCCCGTTCCAGCCCCGCGCGTCCCCCGGCGCCGTGGCATCGAGCTGGCCCTGCTCGTCGTCGCCGTCCTCCTCTCCGTGTACGGCTACTGCGACGTGGGCCTCGCGAAGAACGGCACCGTCCCGCCCGGCGCCGCCGGTTACGGCGCCGGGCTCGGCGTACTCGCGCTCCTCGCCCATCTGGCGGTGCGCCGGCGCGCCCCCTGCGCCGACCCGCTCCTGCTGCCCATCGGCGTGCTGCTCAACGGCCTCGGCCTGGTCCTCATCTACCGGCTCGACCTGGAGACACCGGGGCACCGGGCCGCCCCCGCCCAACTCGTCTGGTCCACGGTCGGCGTGGCGCTGTTCATCGTGGTCGTCGTGCTGCTGCGCGACCACCGCGTCCTCCAGCGGTACGCGTACGTCTGTGTGACCGCCGCCCTCGTCCTGCTCGCCCTCCCGGTCTTCTTCCCGTCGGTGAACGGAGCCCGCATCTGGATCCGGATCGCCGGATTCTCCATCCAGCCGGGCGAGTTCGCGAAGGTGCTGCTGGCCGTCTTCTTCGCCGCGTATCTCGCCGCCAACCGGGGCGCGCTCGCCTACACCGGCCGCCAGATCTGGCGCTTCAGCCGTCTCCAGCTCCCCACCGGGCGCGTCCTCGGCCCGATCGTCGCGATCTGGCTGCTCAGCGTCGGCGTACTGGTCCTGGAGCGCGACCTCGGCACCTCGCTCCTCTTCTTCGGCCTCTTCGTGGTCCTCCTGTACGTCGCCACAGGTCGCACCGGCTGGATCGCGGTCGGTCTGCTGCTGGCCGCGCTGGGCGCCTTCGCGGTCGGCACCCTCGAACCGCATGTCCACGGCCGCGTCGAGGACTGGCTGCACCCGTTCGCGTCGATCGAGGCCGGCCAGGGCCCCAACCAGCTCTCCCAGTCGCTGTTCGCGTTCGCGGCGGGTGGCATCCTCGGCACCGGCCTGGGCCTCGGCCACTCGATCCTGATCGGCTTCGCGGCCAAGTCGGACTTCATCCTGGCGACGGCGGGCGAGGAACTCGGGCTGGCCGGCCTCTCCGCGATCGTCATCCTGTACGCCCTCCTGGTGGAGCGCGGCTACCGGGCCGGCCTCTCGCTGCGCGACCCCTTCGGCCGGCTGCTGGCCGTAGGCCTCGCCTCGATCATCGCGCTCCAGGTGTTCGTGATCGCGGGCGGGGTGTCGGGCCTCATCCCGCTCACGGGCATGGCGATGCCGTTCCTGGCGCAGGGGGGCTCGTCCGTCGTCACCAACTGGATCATCGTGGCGCTGCTGATCCGGATCAGCGACTCGGCGCGCGGACGGCACAAAGAGGACGACGACGGGCAATCCACACCACGATCAGGCACAGCACGACGAGGCACAGCACGACGAGGCACAGCATGA
- a CDS encoding penicillin-binding transpeptidase domain-containing protein: protein MTRCIEHAALFCALLLLALLVNITRVQVVQAQRYDDNPANRRQVIARYGQPRGAILVGDRPVTGSTDTGEQLRYERTYKNGPLYAPVTGFASQVYGTTFLEHAEDGILSGTDPFLSPFPLWNDVTRALNPGGKVVTTIDPAAQQAAYEGLGGRKGAVAAVEPSTGRILALVSAPSYDPAALSGNRRSVERSWRRLNGDPDKPMLNRAVRQTYPPGSTFKVVTAAAALDAGVVTDLDETTHSPDPYRLPGTSTALTNEGAGCADVSLREAFAWSCNTVFAKLGVDVGVADLAATADGFGFNDSGLRIPFSVARSTFDRHVDKAQLALSAIGQYNTRATPLQMAMVAAAVANGGQVPSPYLVERTTTASGTTVATSGVRSRLRAMYPSTAARMRELMRDVVERGTGTNAAIPGATVGGKTGTAQHGIGNAGTPYAWFVSWAQGERDVEPTVAVAVVVEDASADRTDISGGGTAAPIARAVMEAVLGG, encoded by the coding sequence ATGACCCGCTGCATCGAGCACGCCGCCCTCTTCTGCGCCCTGTTGCTCCTCGCCCTCCTCGTCAACATCACCCGCGTCCAGGTCGTCCAGGCACAGCGCTACGACGACAACCCGGCCAACCGCCGCCAGGTGATCGCCCGTTACGGCCAGCCGCGTGGCGCCATCCTGGTCGGTGACCGGCCGGTCACCGGGTCCACGGACACCGGGGAGCAGCTCCGCTACGAACGGACGTACAAGAACGGCCCGTTGTACGCCCCGGTCACCGGCTTCGCCTCCCAGGTGTACGGCACGACGTTCCTGGAGCACGCCGAGGACGGCATCCTGTCGGGCACCGATCCGTTCCTCTCCCCGTTCCCCCTGTGGAACGACGTGACGCGCGCGCTGAACCCCGGTGGCAAGGTGGTGACCACCATCGACCCGGCCGCCCAGCAGGCCGCCTACGAGGGTCTCGGCGGGCGCAAGGGCGCGGTGGCGGCGGTGGAGCCGTCGACCGGGCGCATCCTGGCCCTGGTCTCCGCGCCGTCGTACGACCCGGCGGCGCTGTCCGGCAACAGGCGTTCTGTGGAACGGAGTTGGCGGCGGCTGAACGGCGATCCGGACAAGCCGATGCTCAACCGGGCGGTGCGGCAGACCTATCCGCCGGGTTCGACGTTCAAGGTGGTCACGGCGGCGGCGGCCCTCGACGCGGGGGTGGTCACCGATCTGGACGAGACGACCCACTCCCCAGACCCGTACCGCCTCCCCGGTACGTCCACGGCCCTGACGAACGAGGGCGCCGGGTGTGCGGACGTCTCGCTGCGGGAGGCGTTCGCCTGGTCGTGCAACACGGTCTTCGCCAAGCTGGGCGTGGACGTGGGGGTCGCCGACCTGGCGGCCACGGCGGACGGCTTCGGGTTCAACGACTCGGGGCTGCGCATTCCCTTCTCGGTCGCGCGGAGCACCTTCGACCGCCATGTCGACAAGGCGCAGTTGGCGTTGTCCGCGATCGGCCAGTACAACACGCGGGCCACTCCGTTGCAGATGGCGATGGTCGCGGCGGCGGTCGCCAACGGCGGCCAGGTGCCTTCCCCTTACCTGGTGGAGCGGACAACCACCGCGAGCGGCACGACAGTTGCGACCTCGGGCGTACGGAGCCGGCTCCGGGCGATGTATCCCTCTACCGCCGCGAGGATGCGCGAGCTGATGCGGGACGTCGTGGAGCGGGGCACCGGAACGAACGCGGCGATTCCCGGCGCCACGGTCGGCGGCAAGACGGGCACGGCCCAGCACGGCATCGGCAACGCCGGTACGCCGTACGCCTGGTTCGTCTCCTGGGCGCAGGGCGAACGGGACGTCGAGCCGACGGTGGCCGTGGCGGTGGTGGTCGAGGACGCCTCCGCCGACCGTACGGACATCAGCGGGGGCGGGACGGCGGCGCCGATCGCGCGGGCGGTGATGGAGGCGGTGCTCGGCGGGTGA
- a CDS encoding DUF3291 domain-containing protein, which yields MTPSSDAAYELAQVNIGRLKAPLDSDRLKPFADGLDPVNAVADASDGFVWRLQGETGDATDTHMFDDDWILVNMSVWRDTNALTAFMYQGQHRELLARRREFFERLEEAVTTLWWVPAGHRPTVEEAETRLLHLRAHGPTEYAFTLRTSFPPGLATPVPESLSRSAS from the coding sequence ATGACTCCATCATCGGACGCCGCGTACGAACTCGCCCAGGTCAACATCGGCCGCCTCAAAGCCCCTTTGGACTCGGACCGGTTGAAGCCTTTTGCCGACGGCCTTGACCCCGTCAACGCCGTCGCCGACGCCTCCGACGGATTCGTCTGGCGGCTGCAGGGCGAGACGGGCGACGCGACCGACACGCACATGTTCGACGACGACTGGATCCTGGTGAACATGTCGGTGTGGCGGGACACGAACGCTCTCACGGCGTTCATGTACCAGGGGCAGCACCGGGAGTTGCTGGCGCGCCGCCGTGAGTTCTTCGAGCGGCTGGAAGAGGCGGTCACAACTCTGTGGTGGGTGCCGGCAGGGCACCGCCCGACGGTGGAGGAGGCGGAGACCCGCCTCCTCCATCTGCGTGCGCACGGGCCGACGGAGTACGCGTTCACCCTGCGTACGTCGTTCCCGCCCGGCCTCGCGACTCCGGTGCCGGAGTCGCTCAGCCGATCGGCTTCCTGA
- a CDS encoding AurF N-oxygenase family protein, whose protein sequence is MTTVTEAEILRDALGVLKDREQVAERLLDASAKHSFDPDKELDWDAPFEDGKWFWPPELVSLYGTPMWKRMSEEQRILLSQHEAAALASLGIWFEIILMQLLVRHIYDKAATSAHVRYALTEIEDECRHSKMFARLISRGGTPYYPVSRMHQNLGRFFKTVSTTPGSFTATLLGEEVLDWMQRLTFPDERVQPLIRGVTRIHVVEEARHVRYAREELRRQMVTAPRWSQEYTRVSSGEFARVFSVAFVNPDVYANVGLDRAEAVAQVRASGHRREVMQTGARRLTDFLDDIGVLRGVGRRLWISSGLLGPTSPSGA, encoded by the coding sequence GTGACGACAGTGACGGAAGCCGAGATACTCCGCGACGCACTCGGCGTGCTCAAGGACCGGGAACAGGTGGCCGAGCGGCTGCTCGACGCGTCCGCCAAGCACTCCTTCGACCCGGACAAGGAACTCGACTGGGACGCCCCCTTCGAGGACGGCAAGTGGTTCTGGCCGCCCGAGCTGGTCTCCCTGTACGGCACTCCGATGTGGAAGCGGATGAGCGAGGAGCAGCGCATCCTGCTCTCCCAGCACGAGGCGGCCGCGCTCGCCTCGCTCGGCATCTGGTTCGAGATCATCCTGATGCAGCTCCTCGTACGGCACATCTACGACAAGGCGGCGACGAGCGCGCACGTCCGCTACGCCCTGACGGAGATCGAGGACGAGTGCCGTCACTCGAAGATGTTCGCCCGCCTGATCAGCCGCGGCGGCACCCCGTACTACCCGGTCAGCCGCATGCACCAGAACCTGGGCCGCTTCTTCAAGACGGTGTCCACCACCCCCGGTTCCTTCACGGCGACCCTGCTCGGCGAGGAGGTCCTCGACTGGATGCAGCGCCTGACGTTCCCGGACGAGCGCGTCCAGCCGCTGATCAGGGGCGTGACGAGGATCCACGTCGTGGAGGAGGCCCGCCACGTCCGCTACGCCCGTGAGGAACTCCGCCGCCAGATGGTGACGGCCCCCAGGTGGTCCCAGGAGTACACCCGCGTCAGCTCCGGCGAGTTCGCCCGTGTGTTCTCGGTCGCGTTCGTCAACCCGGACGTCTACGCGAACGTGGGCCTGGACAGGGCGGAGGCGGTGGCGCAGGTGCGGGCGAGCGGGCACCGGCGGGAAGTGATGCAGACGGGGGCCCGGCGGCTCACGGACTTCCTGGACGACATCGGGGTGTTGCGGGGCGTGGGGCGGAGGCTGTGGATCTCGTCGGGGTTGCTGGGACCAACCAGCCCGTCCGGGGCTTGA
- a CDS encoding TetR/AcrR family transcriptional regulator produces MTPDAPAPAYRRLGVEERRHQLLEAALSLFAHRPPEDISLDDVAEAAGVSRPLVYRYFPGGKQQLYEAALRSAAEELELCFDEPPEGPLPQRLSRALDRYLAFVDEHDAGFSALLQGGSVVETSRTTAIVDRVRRTAAEHILSHLGVTEPGPRLRMTVRMWITSVEAASLIWLDEDKEPPVDELRDWLVEQFMAALAVTAGRDPQTAAVVRDALGADTGN; encoded by the coding sequence ATGACCCCGGACGCCCCCGCTCCCGCATACCGACGACTCGGCGTCGAGGAACGCAGACACCAACTGCTCGAAGCCGCCCTCTCCCTCTTCGCGCACCGCCCCCCGGAGGACATCTCCCTCGACGACGTCGCGGAGGCGGCCGGAGTCTCCCGCCCCCTCGTCTACCGCTACTTCCCCGGCGGCAAGCAGCAGCTGTACGAGGCCGCGCTCCGCTCCGCCGCCGAGGAACTCGAACTCTGCTTCGACGAACCCCCCGAGGGCCCACTCCCCCAGCGCCTCTCCCGCGCCCTCGACCGCTACCTCGCCTTCGTCGACGAGCACGACGCCGGCTTCAGCGCCCTCCTCCAGGGCGGCAGCGTTGTCGAGACGTCACGTACGACGGCCATAGTGGACCGGGTCCGCCGTACCGCCGCCGAGCACATCCTCAGCCATCTCGGGGTCACGGAACCCGGCCCCCGGCTGCGGATGACCGTACGGATGTGGATCACCTCGGTCGAGGCGGCCTCGCTGATCTGGCTGGACGAGGACAAGGAGCCGCCGGTCGACGAGCTGCGGGACTGGCTGGTGGAACAGTTCATGGCGGCCCTCGCCGTGACGGCCGGACGCGACCCGCAGACCGCGGCGGTCGTACGCGACGCGCTGGGCGCGGATACCGGAAACTGA